A single window of Aspergillus puulaauensis MK2 DNA, chromosome 5, nearly complete sequence DNA harbors:
- a CDS encoding uncharacterized protein (COG:C;~EggNog:ENOG410PJBY;~InterPro:IPR005828,IPR036259;~TransMembrane:2 (i47-71o83-103i);~go_component: GO:0016021 - integral component of membrane [Evidence IEA];~go_function: GO:0022857 - transmembrane transporter activity [Evidence IEA];~go_process: GO:0055085 - transmembrane transport [Evidence IEA]), producing the protein MARVENEMSEIEMVIELERSTAKSTTYFHMLFGVGSKDLHVRRRVQLVVWLQIIQSWTGIAGVTMYAPTIFKIAGFGSQKSMWIAGLNNIFYTFATLICVFTLDRIG; encoded by the exons ATGGCCCGGGTGGAAAACGAGATGAGTGAGATTGAGATGGTCATCGAACTGGAGCGCAGCACTGCGAAGAGCACAACCTACTTCCACATGTTGTTTGGAGTGGGGTCGAAGGATCTGCATGTCCGGAGACGAGTACAGTTGGTAGTATGGCTCCAGATTATCCAGAGTTGGACTGGTATTGCCGGAGTCACAATGTATGCACCGA CAATCTTCAAGATCGCGGGCTTTGGCTCCCAAAAGTCCATGTGGATCGCTGGTCTTAacaatatattttataccTTCGCGACTCTGATCTGCGTTTTCACACTGGATCGGATCGGTTGA